AGTTCCCCCAGGCGCCTTTTGACACGAAGGAGGCTCGGGAAGAGTTTGTAAAGGATTGGTTCCAGGTTCCTGATGAAAAATTCAAGCAGTATTTTCTGGACTGGGAACCACGCGGAGAAAACTCAAACCCCTATTACCCGACGGTTGGGATGTCCTGTGAAATTGTTGACTGGATGGAAAAGATGCACTACATTGATGACGCCCTTGGGGTATGCGCCGGTTTATCATCATTTCCTCTGAAACCTCCATATCATATACACAATTACCCGCTTTTCATCTCCGCGGCGACCGGGATGGATATTGGCGAGGCCGAGCTTTCGCAAATAGCGAGGCGGAACCGGACGTTGCTGCGGGCGATTAACAGTAGAAGAGGCCTGAGAAGGGCCGACGAGAAGCCGCCTGAAGACCATTGGAAGAAGAGATTCCCCGAGCTGGAAGAGCAGCTCCGGGATGAGTACTACAAATTCAAGGGGTGGAATAGTCAAGGCATTCCCACGAAAGAGTCTTTACATGAGTTGGCGATGGATTACGTCAGCGAAGATTTGGAACGAAGAGGGATCATAAAAAATGAAGGTTAAGAAGAAAATCAAGACAATCAAGGTAGTCGTTGATAAGTGCAATGGTTGCCGGGCCTGTGAGATGATCTGCTCCGCCTTTCACGCGAACCCGCAATACAGCAGCAACAATCCGGAGAGATCACGGATTCGGGTGATACGCGATCCCCTCAAGGACATATATGTTCCTGTTTACGCAGGTGAATATTCCTCCGCCGAATGCATGGGGAGAGACAAATATGTAATTGACGGAAAGGAATACGACGAGTGCGCCTTCTGCCGGGTTTCTTG
The genomic region above belongs to Syntrophales bacterium and contains:
- a CDS encoding (4Fe-4S)-binding protein, producing the protein MKVKKKIKTIKVVVDKCNGCRACEMICSAFHANPQYSSNNPERSRIRVIRDPLKDIYVPVYAGEYSSAECMGRDKYVIDGKEYDECAFCRVSCPSRTLFKEPDSGLPLKCDMCEADPPQEKPLCVQWCINEALVYEEREEEVEEGEKLGDVETGLEAMIDKYGLQKIADTVARISMSSKC